The genomic window TTGATAAAATTTTTTAATAACGGGATAGCATTATTAGAAAATAAATAACTACCATATTCAGCTGTATTTGATATTACTTTATTCATTTCATATAATTTTTTTCTTGCAATAGTATTAGCTATTAAAGGTAATTCATGTAATGATTCATAATATGCTGATGCAGCAGATATACCAGATTCTATCATTAATTCAAATGATAATTCAATACTACTTTTAATAATAGCAATCATTATAATTCCTTTATCAAAATATTCCTGTTCTTCTATATTATTATTTTTAATATTTTTAGTATTTTCAAAATTATTATTTTTGTATATTTTTCTCCATTTTATTAAATTAATATTATTATTCTTCCAATCTTCCATAAGTTCTTTAGCAAATTTACCTGAAATTATATTATCAATATGTAATGTAAATAAAGGTTTTAATTTTTTTTTTAAAATTAATGATAATTCATAAGCACGTATTTTACTAATATTATTTAATCTATCCATCATTAAACTAATTCCTCCCTGTTTTAAAGATTCTGTAATATATTCCCACCCAAATTGAATTAATTGTGAAGCATATAATGGATCAATATTTAATTTTAATAATTTATCAAATAATAAAATAGATGTTGTTTGTAACATACCACATAATACTGTTTGTTCTCCCATTAAATCTGATTTTACCTCAGCAGAAAAAGATGATTCTAATACACCAGCTTTATGACTTCCAATTGAAAAAGCCCATGATTTAGCTATATTAAATCCATTAATATTATAATTTTTACTATTTTGATGAACAGCTATTAAAGCTGGTACACCAAAATTTCTTGTAAATTCTTCTCTTACTTCAGTACCAGGACATTTAGGAGCTACCATAATTACAGTAATATCTTTAGGGATATTTTCTCCCTCTTCAATAATATTAAAACCATGAGAATATCCTAATGTAGCTCCTTTTTTTATTAAATATTTAATATTTTGTAAAACATTATGATGGTTATTATCAGGAGTTAAATTAATTATTAAATCTGCCTCAGGTATTAATTCCTTATAAGAACCAATACGAAAATTATTTTTATATGCTCTTTGCCAAGATAAATTTTTATTTTTTATAGATTCTTTTTTTAATGCATAGGAAATATTTAGTCCAGAATCTCTCATATTTAATCCTTGATTTAATCCTTGAGATCCACAACCTATAATAACAATATTTTTATTTTTTAAATATTTTATACCTTCTATAAATTCTTCAAATCTCATTAATCTACATTTTTGTAAATTTTTTAATTTTTTACGAAAATTTAAATTATTAAAATAATTATTCATTTAGTAATCCTTTATTATAATAAAAATAAAAATAATATTTAATTAGTTTAATAAATATTTTGATAAAAAATTTATCAAATCTGAATAAATATTATTTTATTATTGAATTAAGAAACTGATATATATTTTATATTAAAGTTATTTTCTTATTGTTGTAACATATAATTAATTTTTTGATAAAAAAATATTTTATTTTAAAGTTTAAATTTTAATAATCTTTTTTTAATAAAAAAGAGTTTATTATTAATTTAATTTAATTTATCTTTATCTCTTACTGCTCCTTTATCAGCACTAGTAACTAAACAAGCATATGCTTTAAGTGCAAAAGAAATTTTTCTTTTTCTTTTTAATAAAGGTGTATATGCTAAATTACCTCTGTTTTTTTCTTCATTTCTTCTATTATTTAATTCATAAGATGAAATATCTAAATTTATAGATCTTTTTGGAATATTAATGTTAATAATATCTCCATTTTTGACTAAAGCTATAGTTCCTTTACTTGCAGCTTCAGGAGAAATATGACCTATAGATAATCCAGAAGTACCTCCAGAAAATCTTCCATCAGTAATTAAAGCACAAGTATTATTTAATTTCATTGATTTTAAATAAGATGTAGGATATAACATTTCTTGCATACCTGGACCTCCTTTAGGTCCCTCATATCTTATTATAATAACATCTCCAGGAAAAATTTTTTTATTTAAAATTGCATGTACTGCTGATTCTTGACTATCAAATACTTTTGCTTTTCCTTTAAAAATGAGTAGTTTTTTATTTACACTAGCAGTTTTTACAACACATCCATCTTTAGAAAGATTACCATATAAAACTGCTAATCCTCCATCTTTACTAAATGCATATTTATATGAACGTATACAACCTTTTTCCCGATTAATATCTAAATTATCCCACATTTTATTTTGCGAAAAAGGATATATTGTTTTTATATTACCAGGAGCTGATTGATAATAGTTTTTTATTTTTATATTTTTTGTAATTGTTATATCATATTTATTAATTGTTTCTTCTATTGTTAAACCTAATATATTTTTAGCATCTTTATTTATTAATCCTATTTTATTTAATTCTCCTAAAATTCCAATAACTCCACCTGCTCTATGAAAATCTTCCATATAAAATTTATTTGTACTTGGAGAAATCATACATAACCATGGTGTTTTTTTTGATAATTGATCAATTTTTTTTAAATTAAATGATACTTTAGTTTCTTGTGATAAAGCTAACATATGTAATATTGTATTTGTTGATCCACCCATTGCAATATCTAACATTGTTGCATTTTCAAATGCTTTTTGATTAACAATATTTTTTGGTAAAAAATTAATTTTATTTTTTAAATAATATTTTTTTGTAATTTCTACTATTTTATGAGCAGATTTTATACATAATTTTTTACGATTAATATGTGTAGATAATAATGATCCGTTTCCAGGTAATGCTAAACCTAAAGCTTCTACTATACAATTCATAGAATTAGCTGTAAACATTCCAGAACAAGAACCACAAGTAGGACATGCATTTAATTCAATATTTTTTATATATTCTTTTGATTTTTCTGATATTCCCGATTCAACCATAGCATCTACTAAATCAATTTTTTTAATTTTTGTAGTTCCTTTTATATTAATTTTACCAGTTTCCATTGGACCACCAGATATAAATACGGTAGGTATATTTAATCGTAAACTAGCCATTAACATTCCTGGAGTAATTTTATCACAATTAGATATACAAATCATAGAATCAACACAATGTGCATTTATAACATATTCTACAGAATCAGCAATAAGTTCTCTAGAAGGTAGGGAATATAACATACCATTATGTCCCATAGCAATACCATCATCTATTGCTATAGTATTAAATTCTTTTGGTACTCCTCCATTCTTTTTGATTTCATTAGCAATAATTTTGCTTAATGTTCGTAAATGTATATGTCCAGGCACAAATTCTGAAAAAGAATTAACTATTGCGATAATAGGTTTATTAAAATCTTCATCATTCATACCTGTAGCTCTCCAAAGAGCTCTTGATCCAGCCATATTACGGCCTTTTGTTGTAGTAAATGAACGATAATTAGGCATAATATTATTCTTCTTTTAAAATTAGTATAAAACTATTATTTTTTAATATGATCTAACCAATTCCATTTATCTTTTATTTTTCCTTTAAGTAAATATAAAAATTCTTTTTGTATATTTTTTGTAATTTCCCCTCTTTTCCCATTATTAATTAATATATTATCTATACTACAAACAGGAGTAATTTCAGCTGCTGTTCCTGTTAAAAATATTTCATCAGCTAAATATAAAGATTCTCTTAATATTAAACATTCTTTAATTTTGAAATTTAAATTTTTTGCTATTTTTAAAACTGAATCTCTAGTAATTCCTGGAAGGATAGATGAAGTAATTGGAGGAGTAAATAAAATATTATTTTTAATTTTAAATATATTTTCTCCAGCTCCTTCTGAAACAAAACCTAAACTATCTAAAGCGATACCTTCATCGTATCCATTACGACGTGCTTCACTTCCAATTAATAAAGATGATAAATAATTACCACCTGCTTTAGCTAAACTAGGTATCGTATTAGGTTTCATTCTATTCCAAGAAGATATCATAGTATGAATACCATTTTTTTTTGCATTATTACCAAGATAATTTTTCCATGGAAATGTGCTAATCATTATATCTGTATAATAATTTTTAGGAGGAGTGATACCTAATCCTACA from Enterobacteriaceae endosymbiont of Donacia simplex includes these protein-coding regions:
- the ilvC gene encoding ketol-acid reductoisomerase encodes the protein MNNYFNNLNFRKKLKNLQKCRLMRFEEFIEGIKYLKNKNIVIIGCGSQGLNQGLNMRDSGLNISYALKKESIKNKNLSWQRAYKNNFRIGSYKELIPEADLIINLTPDNNHHNVLQNIKYLIKKGATLGYSHGFNIIEEGENIPKDITVIMVAPKCPGTEVREEFTRNFGVPALIAVHQNSKNYNINGFNIAKSWAFSIGSHKAGVLESSFSAEVKSDLMGEQTVLCGMLQTTSILLFDKLLKLNIDPLYASQLIQFGWEYITESLKQGGISLMMDRLNNISKIRAYELSLILKKKLKPLFTLHIDNIISGKFAKELMEDWKNNNINLIKWRKIYKNNNFENTKNIKNNNIEEQEYFDKGIIMIAIIKSSIELSFELMIESGISAASAYYESLHELPLIANTIARKKLYEMNKVISNTAEYGSYLFSNNAIPLLKNFINNLTSEDLGIVKIKNKFINNKYLRDLDYNIRNHPIEKVGYILRNYMIHMKSLTNIKK
- the ilvD gene encoding dihydroxy-acid dehydratase, producing MPNYRSFTTTKGRNMAGSRALWRATGMNDEDFNKPIIAIVNSFSEFVPGHIHLRTLSKIIANEIKKNGGVPKEFNTIAIDDGIAMGHNGMLYSLPSRELIADSVEYVINAHCVDSMICISNCDKITPGMLMASLRLNIPTVFISGGPMETGKINIKGTTKIKKIDLVDAMVESGISEKSKEYIKNIELNACPTCGSCSGMFTANSMNCIVEALGLALPGNGSLLSTHINRKKLCIKSAHKIVEITKKYYLKNKINFLPKNIVNQKAFENATMLDIAMGGSTNTILHMLALSQETKVSFNLKKIDQLSKKTPWLCMISPSTNKFYMEDFHRAGGVIGILGELNKIGLINKDAKNILGLTIEETINKYDITITKNIKIKNYYQSAPGNIKTIYPFSQNKMWDNLDINREKGCIRSYKYAFSKDGGLAVLYGNLSKDGCVVKTASVNKKLLIFKGKAKVFDSQESAVHAILNKKIFPGDVIIIRYEGPKGGPGMQEMLYPTSYLKSMKLNNTCALITDGRFSGGTSGLSIGHISPEAASKGTIALVKNGDIININIPKRSINLDISSYELNNRRNEEKNRGNLAYTPLLKRKRKISFALKAYACLVTSADKGAVRDKDKLN
- a CDS encoding branched-chain amino acid transaminase is translated as MSIKKANFIWLNGDIIKWEDAKISVMTHALHYGTSVFEGMRCYKSYKGPAIFRHKDHITRLYNSAKIYRFPLKFTIKEIMNAVHILININNLNEAYIRILVFIGDVGLGITPPKNYYTDIMISTFPWKNYLGNNAKKNGIHTMISSWNRMKPNTIPSLAKAGGNYLSSLLIGSEARRNGYDEGIALDSLGFVSEGAGENIFKIKNNILFTPPITSSILPGITRDSVLKIAKNLNFKIKECLILRESLYLADEIFLTGTAAEITPVCSIDNILINNGKRGEITKNIQKEFLYLLKGKIKDKWNWLDHIKK